In the Arachis hypogaea cultivar Tifrunner chromosome 20, arahy.Tifrunner.gnm2.J5K5, whole genome shotgun sequence genome, TAAGCAATGCATGTTCAAGTGCTGCAAGCCTTGACTCTCTTCAGTTGAAAGGCCTTATTCAAAATAGAAAAAGTCTCTGCATTCATGTATTAGTGCATAAACATATGGTAAGTGCAATTCCATCTTAcccaatttatatatttatatatgctgTGCTTGTTTTTACAACTTAGTCATGGTATTTCATTTCTTATTAGGTGAAGATATTTGGTTCTATAAGCAAGCATGCTTATCCAATTGGTTTTGGACCTGGTGTAACCGCAACATTTCATCGAATCCTTGATGCGAGGTATGGAATTGAGGTCATAGCCTGAAATAACTGGGCTCCAATAAAATGTGGCAGTTGCAAAccattttaaaaatgaaatctcAGTGACAAGGACAACGTATACTTGCATGCCAATCTTGTTAACAAATTTGATTTCTGATTGTTGGTTCTGCAGGTCCGAGAATAAATTCATGTTACTGCCTGTATCATTTATTGTGATAAAGTCAATTAAAGTACATGATAAACAGTGCACTGACTGGTCCTTCAATTTAAGCCTTCTTAAAGATGCATACAATCCATCTCCAGATTCTGTCTCTTGTTTGATCTCTCAGTTGCATCAGTGCTCCAGTAACAAGCAAATAATGCTTCGGTGCAGGGTAAATTCCTTTGCATTTATCTATTAATATctgtgcactcaaagatgagatTATATTCATTACTGCTTCTTGTAACAGGTTGTCGCAGTCTTTATTTTAGTTCTTGAGAGGAACACTACTGCTTTTGACATTCCACTTGCTGGTTTTCTGTTGGGTAAGTTAAGATCAAAATCAGTTAAGGTTTCCTTTGGAAAAGTCAGCTAAGAGCAAATGAATCATTTTCGATCTGGCAGTTTATTTTATCAAGCGTGCTGGTGAAACTTGGTGCATTTTCGAAACTATTCCTGATTCTCTCTTTTGCTTAGTTGAGTATCTGTTTTCTGCCATCTAATTTTATTTTCGGCTGTGCTATTTGTACAAATCAACGTTTTCTAACAGCTTTGATTGAGAACAACAAAGGTGTGTTGGTCTCACACATTCTCTTTCTCATATTTTGCTTTTATTACCTCTTTTTCagaagttataatttttttaatctaaagatACAAACTATCTGTAAGAGTTATCAACTAAAAGTTGTTTGATATAGACAACTTTCAATTGTACAAACGAAATGTTCACTTTAGTTGATACTGTCCTAGTTTCTGTGCACACTTATGAGGTTTTTTTTCTTTGGTAATAATGCTTATGCCCATATTTATTCACTTAGCATAAAATTGTGTGATTATCTCTCAGATAAACATGGGGTTTGCCGCTGATTGTTCATTTCATGAATTTCTTCCAGGAGCCAATAATTTTTTCTTATAACTTGATTTCTGCATTGACAATGCTTTTTCAATCAGAGACTtggataatattttaaatatcttgCTAAGAATCAAATGAGTGATCTTTTTCAGGGCTGGCAATTTATGCCTAATTCAATTACTTGGTTGAAAATAATGTTTGATAGAAAAAGAAgttcaaaaaagaagagaattaTAAAGACTCTTGGTTAGGATGTCCTCTTTCAGAAAACAAGTAGAAAAGAAATTTCCAAAACTAGTAAAACAAGATTGGAGTAACAAATGCACAATAAGGTGAGTCAAGAACCTGATTATAGACAATCGACTGATACACTGACAAATTCAAGCATGTATTGCCCCATAGAATTGCAAAACCTCTAGGACGGCTTGTTAGCATCTGAGTCAAGATTCCCTTTTATATATGATATTTTCTGGGTCTACATTTTTTGCCAGCTGATCTGTGAAGAATTTTGTTTAATGTTTTTTACCCGGCATTTCATGTGTCATACAGATGATGGATCATCGTCATGTTGTTGCTGGGCCAATGCTGAAAGGGCGGCAGCCTTGTTGAGACTACATGAAGAACCCACCACATCTTGTAATCTAGGGAGAATTTTGAAGAATTATCAGAAAATTACTGTGAAAAACCAAGGGTTATTTATTGAGTCACCTTTTCAAGATCTTGCTGTATCTGTTACTTCTGGCAACGCCGTTTACCAATATGACGAAAACACCCTCAAATTCATGATCTTCAACGCGTGTGCTGGTAGAGTATGGGTGAGTTTTCATATATCATACAGATCTGGAGCAGCTGCAGTGATATTAGTTTATCATAAATTTTATTGAGTGTAGATAACTTGAATTGGAACTTGACACTGATAAATTCGTATAACACTAACATTCTGATTAAGCCAAATTCATTCTTCACGgggaaaactaaaagaaaatccATCATATTTTAATAAGGAAATATTGATTACACTTGCTATTGCAATTTGTTATAGCATCCTATTCATAGCTACTGCTATCCCTTGTTAGTGGTCCATTATGGGCAATGTTTGGTTTGAGAGACGAGACGGAAATATAGGGATCAAAACACAAACTGTCTTTGTATCTTATTTGGGATGAGAAACTGATATACTGACACTGATACATTGCATCCCCCTTTTTCTTTGTGTCTGTCTGTCCTGACAGTATTGGATTATCCAATTCATAGTACTTTCCATCTTGCTTCCtattgttttgaacttttgatttGCTTTTGTTCCTCTTAAATATTTGGCTGAATATGGATTTTGACCTGATGTTGTCAGAATGTAGTTGCTAGTCTGATGGATGCAGAGGAAGTTAGACAGTTGGACAATGAATACCTCACCGAAACAACGAATCTGCGAAGCTTACGGAATATATGGGCCAACGAAGTTTCTTGCCCCCGCATGCTGGCTGAGGCAAAGAACATGCTTCAGGAACTTCGGAGAAGTTCGTGCTCATAATTAAGGTGAATACAAGATTTTGCATGCATTCGTGAATATTACCCTTACAAATTTCACACAAATTGGAAACTGGTAGGTTGTATGTGGTTGTTCCTAACAAATCTATGTAGCTATAATATATAGTTATAGAAAATGCAGAGTTTCAAGACTTTGATAACTAACGCACTGTTGAGACACAGAGGCAGTAATTGTCATGTGGTTAGTTCTATTAATGTATGATGTACGCCATCAATTACCCTGTcaattattgagttatttttaTATTGAGCCGGCTCAATTATTGCTTTGTTTATTTCTCTAAAAACACCCttggttttatttattatttctctTGCTGATATCTagtcttattttatatatgtaaagaaaacaaagagataaCTACATATAATAAACTGAATTTAGCTCCTCTAAAAGGAGAGGAGCTAAGTCAGAGTTTAAGTTTGGCATAGCTCAAGCTTAATTTGCTTGATAATTGAGTCTATTTTTAAGACTTAAATTTGGCTCACCAAATAATTAATAAACTGATTGAAATTGATTTAAAATGTGCAATAATAATTTCATACTCAAAATGAACCTAATTGAGATAGAATATAATtgtaataagaaaattttaactttCTTTATCAATATAATTGAATTTCCTGTCTATGTCaactttatataatatattagtgGATATTTTTTCCACATAAAATAGCATGCATTACTAAAAGTATCTTTTGCACATGAAAACTTGGTATCAGTTAGATATCTTTCAAATCCAGCAGTAAATTGTATCAAGACAAGGTTTAGTGGCGAAGAAAATGGACGAGAGTCAATATGATCAACaacttaattattataaatactcttttattatttaataggaTTATTAATGGAAAAGTGGTTTAATAATACTTATTTTTCGacagtaaaatttttaaaataaataaatatttgagtTCAGAGGGCAGAAGGAATATGTCTTGGTGTTTCTTACCGCCCCACTTCAAGCGGTGGATCTCAAACTGAAACACAGGATTCGATAGAAAACTACTAAACTATAGTTCAACTATTTTTCTCTCAGTTTCTCCACCAATATTTTAGAAGTTTCATTTATACTTGAATCGGCTGCTAACTCTTCAGAAAAGTCACCAAGGTTAAACTATTTTGCATTATTGCTGCAACGCGTTTGCTTTGATGGCACCATCAAATGAAGAATGGTAAAGAAAGATACTTGTTCTTTCTTTGAACTTTCTGTCTGTCCTAAAAAATataatctttctttttctttgaatgcTTATCCTTGGTCAAGTCTtcataattcataaataaaatcacATCATTTTTCCTCATCTTGGGCCTCACTATAATGCTCCCAAGCATTGTTGGAGTATTTGATACCCGCACAAGACAAGCAATTATCCCATTAAGTTGGATggattaaatacataaataaaccaACCAACTTGGGTTGGCTAAGTAGTCAGTTCACTCGTCCGTTTAAACAAGTGTTAAGAATTCAAATCTCACTTTgtacatgcagcaacccattggccagcggcagactCTTAAATAAAACTAAGATCTGTGGTGGATAATCCTCAACCGGTCGGGTTTATGTCAAAGCAGTTTCAATTATTTAGAAGTTCTCTACCAATAGTCTTAGAACAAATAAAAAGTTCTCTAGCAATAGAATTGTGCTCTATCTGATCCGTTCCACTAAAGTGCTTTTTCTAAAGGTGCTTATTCTCATACATAATAAAATTTGCATGAAATACAGGAGAGTCAGAATAAAATCAGTTGTATTGGttccattatttttattaaataaaatgtaaTTTCATTATCGAATATACCAACACTCTCTGTATTCTACGTATATATTCATTCTGTATGTGAATATTGCCCTTCTCCAAAACATGTCTATACCACCTAACATGCCCCCAACATGTGTTAAAGCATCGTAAATGCTTCTTTTCTCAATATGGACATGGATACGGATACAGAATACGATACAATACGAAcatactaattttaaatttttgttaggcGTCATATAATATGTTGATATTACATGACAACAAAGAACTTTTAATACTGTAATTGTCTCTTTTTAATTACATAAAGCACTTTAGATAATTTTTGTGTTAATAATCAAGAAAACATAATTTCATATTAGTACTAAActcattttaagaatatatatcaaGGGAGTGTCAACGATTGGTGATGTCCATAATGTATTGACATGTAAACACGACAACTCAACGAAATATCCGTGCTTCATTGCTTCCCATCAATTATTGTATTATTAAATCTTGTAATAGTAAACAGGTTAGAGTAAACGAATATTGGTCCATTTTGTTCACAATTCACCATTACAGGCAGCAAAACTTTTCCTCCAATCTTATTTGACTTTTGAGCATACTTGAGACACCATGGTTTTGGAACTCGTTGGTGGAGCTTTTCTAGGAGCTGTGTTTAATGTACTGCTTGAAAGAATAGCTTCCCCTGAAGTACTCAGCTTCTTGAAGGGGAAGAAAATGAACAACAGGTTGCTGAAGAAGTTGAAGCTGATTTTGCTGTCAGTTCATGGAGTTCTTGATGATGCAGAGGGAAAGCAGATTACAAATCCAGCAGTGAAAGAATGGCTAGATGAGCTTAAAGATGCTGCATATGAAGCTGATGATTTGTTGGATGAGATATACACAAGATCTAAATATGGTGCTGCTGAGGTATGCAACTTTGACTTTAATTCTTGGAGCTCATTTGAGAATGAAGTTgaagaaaaaatggaggagatcATTGAGAAGTTAGAATTTATCGCGAAGCAGAAAGATTTCCTCGGTCTAACTGGGGATATAGGAGTCAAGATCCCACAGAAGACTCCCACAACATCTATAGTTGAAGGGTCTAATGTATATGGAAGAGATGATGATAAGGAGTTCATGATCAAGCTACTATTTGATGTTGAAAATGGTGATAacaagataggagtggttcctaTTGTTGGCATGGCCGGAATTGGAAAAACAACCTTGGCTCAACTTGTTTACAATGATGTTAGAGTGAAGGAACACTTTGATCTCAGAGCTTGGGTCTGTGTTTCTGAGGATTTTGACATATTCAAGATTACTGAAACACTTTTGGAGATTCTCACCATGTGCAATCATGCTATTAGAGATCTAGATTCGCTTCAAGTTGAACTGAAGAGGAGGTTGAAAGGGAAGAAGTATTTGTTCGTTTTGGATGATATGTGGAATGAAAACTATGATGATTGGGACATGTTGAGAAGTCTTCTTCAATATGGTGCTCATGGGAGTAAGATCATTGTGACTACAAGAAGCGAGCGAGTAGCATCAATCATGCAAACCATTCCATCATATCACTTGGGATATTTATCAGATGAAGATTGTTGGATGTTGTTCGCAAAGCATGCGTTTGATTATAGAAGCTCTGATACCTATAAAATCTTGGAAGGAATTGGTAAAAGCATTGCTAAGAAGTGTAAGGGGTTGCCTCTGGCTGCGAAAACATTAGGAGGTCTATTGCGCTCTAAAACAGATGTGAAAGAATGGGACAACATATTGAAGAATGAGATATGGGAGTTGTCAGATAGAAAGAGCAATATTCTTCCAGCTTTGAGATTGAGTTATTATTATCTCCCTTCACATTTAAAGCGATGTTTTGCTTACTGCTCAATCTTTCCTAAAGGGTACGAATTCGACAGAGAGGAGTTGATATTGTTATGGATGGCAGAGAATCTACTGAAAGAACCAAAAAGAAACAGAAGACTTGAAGAAGTTGGAGATGAGTACTTTCATGAATTGGTAGCAAGGTCATTTTTCCAACAATCAAGACATAATGGATCACTCTTTGTGATGCATGATCTTATCAATGACCTTGCTAAATACGTATCTGGAAAATTCTGCATCAGATTGGAAAACAACTTGGATGAAGATGCCGGGGAAAGGACTCGTCACTTGTCACAAATTATTGCAAATAGGTATCCATCTATAAACTTTGATGCTTTCCAAAAGGCAAGTGGTCTACACACTTTTTTGCAATTAAGCTTGGTGGATCCACCAATATGCCTTTTCAACAAGGTGCCAAAGGATCTGTTTATGAAGCTAAGGCGCTTGCGAGTGTTATCTTTGGTTGGTGCGCGTGGTAGTCTTAACGAATTGCTCCATTTCATTGCCAAACTCAGACATCTGAGATACTTGGATGTGTCACAAACTCAAATAAAGAAGTTGCCTGGTTCCATCTGTACTTTATACAACTTACAAACACTCAAGGCTGCAAGATGTCCTCATCTCACAGAATTGCCAAGGAATATGCATTGTCTAGTCAATTTAAGATACCTTGACATCTCGTTTTCTCGGCTAGAACGGATGCCATTGCACATGAGTAAACTAAAAAGCCTGCAAAAGTTGAGCAATTTCTTCGTGAGCAAGGAATCTGCTTCCTCGATTGGTGAATTAGGCGAACTATCACATCTAAGAGGTTCTTTGATGATTCAAAACATAAAGAATGTGGTTGATCCTAAAGATGCAATGAAAGCAAGTTTGAAGGACAAGAGGAATCTTGATAAGTTGACTTTTGATTGGGGAAGGTCTGCTGATACAGAAAATTCCCAGCATGAAAAGAACATACTCGAAAAGCTGCAGCCGAATACAAATTTGGAAGCCCTTGAAATTGTGCACTACACAGGTACTCAGTTTCCAACTTGGTTGGGAGATCCTTCATTCTTCCACCTAGTTTCTCTGTCACTTAATCATTGTAAATATTGCCACATATTGCCATCACTTGGACAGCTTCCATATCTTAAAGAACTACATATTTCAAAGTTTAAGGAGCTAGTTAGCATTGGACCTGAATTTTATGGAGTCAGTGGTTGCACAGGGAATCAACATTTTCCTTCTCTTGAAATTCTAACATTTTATGGCATGCCGGCGTGGGAGAAATGGATTCATGCAGGTGAAAGTGAAGGCTGCAAAGTTTTCCCTTGTCTCAGAGAGCTTCATTTGGAGGAATGTCCACAACTATCTGGTGATTTGCCTACTTTTCTTCCTTCTCTTACAAATCTTACCATGAGATACTGTAATCAGATTTCAACTTCACTCCCAAGAGCTCCGGCTATGCGATCATTACATGTTGATAActgttggaaagtagaaatcctaGAAGAACTAATGGGGTGCCGGGAATCACTTGAATCATTAGAGATATACAATAGCTGCCACTCTCTGAAGTCTTTCCCACTAGATTTCTTCCCCTATCTTAAGTCCTTGGTAATCTGGGGGTGTGAAAATCTAGAATCTCTAACTACTTCAGCGCCACAGACGGAGGGAACACTCGAGCTTCTAGCATCTCTAAATTCATTGTGCATATGGAGATGTCACAACTTTGTGAACTTTCCTCATGCAGGATTGCCTACACCCAACCTTGCTTCTTTGAAAGTTCGCTACTGCAGCAAGTTAAGTTCACTTCCTAAACAAATGCATACTCTTCTCCCAAGTTTAAAGGAACTCCAAGTTTGGAGTTGTCCAGAAATCAAGTCACTTCCAAATGGAGGTTTGCCAATTAATTTGAAGTCATTCAAGATTAGAGATTGTGACAACCTCTTTGCTCGCCGGCTGGACTGGAATATGTCGTGCTTGGCCTCGCTCGAGCACTTTTCAGTTGAGGGAAAATGTGAAGATGTTGAGTCCTTTCCAGAGGAAGGTTTGCTTCCTTCCACACTAACACAACTGGAGATTCAAGGTTTATCAAACCTTAAAACTTTGGATATGAAAGGGCTTCAAAACCTCACTTCTCTCAAGAAAATTCAGATCCTTGATTGTTGTAAGCTTGAGTCACTAGGAGAAGGAGGAACATTGCCTTTATCTGCAGTTGATCTTGATATTTGGAAGTGTCCTTTACTGAAAGAGCAGTGGCAGAGAGAGAACAAGCCCAACATTTCTGGCAACCATGGCATTTGGATCTGTGACCAATACATTGAAGTGGATGAGCAGCATGATTTGTAGATACTGATCCCAATTCCCATGTGAGTATCTTGCTTTCTTCATACTTTTTACTCAAACTGAAGTATAACAATTACCGACGAAAGATCATGTCATTAACCAAACTAGCCATGGGAATAACTGGCCGCACCTAAAGAGTGTAATGTAAGCATCAATGGCTGATTCCACAACTTGACTCCATGATCTTGAAGTCACATGGAGATAATTCAACTATTTCTCCAAGACTCAATTCAACCAAATTAATCATAGAACTAAAATTCACCTAGTGTACCTAAAGAGTAAAGACTTCTTTGTTTGATAAATCTACCTAAAAAAGTGGTTAATTTTGTTAGTGGTATGATCTTTTGTGATATTTTTCCTTTCCAAGTATGATTTTTTGTCTTTCATGGATAATTTTGATACTTTGCTCTTTTCAGTCAACAGTATTTGCCTGGACCCCTACTAAAATGTTCATTTTGCTTTTATTCAGGTGGTGTTCACAGAATTTATACACTGCAATTCAACATAAATACTTCATGATCTGCACAACTTAGTAATTGGCAACAGCAAGTTAATTCATAAGGCttgtaaataagttattttgtgtttggatttttagttctaaaagtacttattttatagaaatgtgataaaaaataatagtattatgagagaagtcatttttttttaacttctctataagctcctaaatagcttcttagaaagttgcaatttgattttgaaaattgtaccagacattaatattactacttttcataagtcaaaaggtCAAAAAAGTTACTTTTAAAGCTTTCCAAATAGACAGTGCTAATGAAAACCAAGATTCTGCTATGAATTCTTTCATTCAATTCTATTATTGCCAAACTtcgtgtatgcatgtgtgtattcAAGAGAATGAACAGAAAAGCCGGAAAAGATCCTCTTGAATTGAGTTAGTTTGTGAAGTGAGAAAATGGGAATTAATCGGCCTTGGATTAGTAACTTCTATTTAGCGAAACCAAATTCACAATAAGAGTTACCAATCCACGGATAATTAATTCCTCACTTTCTCACTTAACAGGAACCAAATTTGTAAATAACACATCTATAAATCTTGAATCATGTTTGCAACTTTTCGAGGTCATTGGTATAAATGCTCGTTAACCTTGCATGAATATGATTGTTCCAATGATAAAGTTGGTCAAGTGAAAAGCCAAGAGTCTAATTAATAATCACCCTTAAATCAAAGTAGTACTCACACATAACATAAGGAGTAAAGTATGCTTCTTATTTCTAATGTTTGTGATTTTCTTTAAAAATACTCCTAAcgtttaaattaaaaacaaaattgagaACATACAAGgataattctgacacaaatatgTGCAACAATAGTATTTTAAAATAGACTATCTTGCCTTTATGTCTATCTCAAAACACATTTTTGGCTCTATTCATATTTTTGTTCTCTCAACTATCATACAGCAGCTAAGAAACTAGTACCCAGTCTATATTCtagtcttttttatattttatcacgATTCAAAATTTTACCAATTAACGTAGCAGGACCTGGCGCCGGTCTTCCtttcaaagaaaaataattaagaaaaggaCCTATTTCCTCGACAAAAATGGAAACCTATGAAAAGGGTTACAACATTCTAAAACATTTTTGTAACTGGCTGCCAACAAGATGCCAGTATGAAGATCTTTGCTATTGTGGCGTATGAACTCTActgcaaagaaaaaaattgagcCGGCCAACTGCGTCTCCGGCCATCAGGACTAACACCGACAACTTCTAATGAAATATCAATACTGCGATGCTCTGTGGAACGTACAATGCTGACACGCACATCAACCTTTGCAGCAGGAAAGTCCTCAGTGCCGATTGCTGCCAGATCACCATTGTTTCCTTTCTGAAATCCAATCTCAATGGGTTCCTTAAAGGTTAAGATTGTTTGTGACCAATGTGTTTTTGGTGTGTAAGGAGATGTTGATAACACAGTTGGCGCTTCACGGCAGAATCTGCTTGTAAATCTGGTTTCAAACCACAATACAACTCCATAACACCGGCAGCATGTTTCAGAATCTACACGCATTTCTCCATATTCCAAAACTCTTGATTTTGGTTCCAAAGTAGCAGTTGCAGTGAAATTAACATCATTAGGCTTCATGGTTGCCAAATCAAAGGTCTGGACAAAGAAACAAGAGTGTACTTCAATAATCAATTATAGACCGGGAACTTACTAAAGAATATGCCCTGTAAAACTATACCTTTCCTCCTAGAGACATTATGATTTATCTAAATCTAGACAGAAATAACAAGACTGAAATGCTAGGATGTAATGTGGTTAAATAGCACACGCAATGATTATACATTTACAGAGGATGATTAAAAGATATGCAACATATCTGGAAATGCAACTAATAGCTTTAGAATCCTGTTTTTAACTTGAAAATATGCATGTATATAGTTACCTAAAGTAAATTTGGCATTCTTTACAGAAGCTGGCACGGTCAGAAATGGGCTTAAAGAGGAAAACTTGTGTAGAGGATTTTGCTTTCCAAAAGACCCAAGTAATATTtcctattaaataaaataatagaaggcTTTTGACCATTACCATCGAGAAGAAATCACCATAAGGATACCAAAcagtgattcttttatgttgtTACAAATACATGCAATTCATAAAAGTTGAACTTGGTATTACGCTAAAGAAAATTAGTTGAAACAAATCATAGATGATAAACTAGCAAGATCCATaaggtgattgaaaaattatataaatacacCTAAATAAAACGAAAGAAGTAAAGAATTCAACAATGTTATGTCTCATTAAACAACCACATATGCAAAAGCAGCAAAGCAAAGCACCAACCTGAAGAACCGCAGAAGTGGTAACTAAATCTTGAGAGTCCACAACATCGACTATAGGAATTTGGGCAGCATCTTTGACAAGTTCCTTCCCAATGAAAGACATGTCAAATTCACACACGTTTTCCCAAAATGGAAGACTTGTGCCACCTTTTCCGAATCCTGCGACAAACTGAAAGGGAAATTGGAATAACTAATTGTTAATACATTGACTGATAATAGATAACCCCTAAATAAAATATAGTGATGAGTGACGGGTGAAACTCACAATAGTTGCTGTGTCAGGAAGAATGGCACCTCCAGTCTTCAACCACCGGTCGCGTGCATAGAGCACAGAATCAAGCATGGATTCGTATAGCAGGCAATATCCCATCCATTCACTTAACAATATATCAACACTGTGAGGTTTAATTCCAACATTTTTGTCAATTTCTTCAACCATACCATGAATCACTTCTACCACTCCCTTTTGATGGCCATTCACACCACACTGGCTTTTATCCAGCAAGAGACCGTTGTCTTTTGcaaccttaatttttttttaaaaaaatatattgaagGTGAAAAAA is a window encoding:
- the LOC112785084 gene encoding putative disease resistance RPP13-like protein 1 — its product is MVLELVGGAFLGAVFNVLLERIASPEVLSFLKGKKMNNRLLKKLKLILLSVHGVLDDAEGKQITNPAVKEWLDELKDAAYEADDLLDEIYTRSKYGAAEVCNFDFNSWSSFENEVEEKMEEIIEKLEFIAKQKDFLGLTGDIGVKIPQKTPTTSIVEGSNVYGRDDDKEFMIKLLFDVENGDNKIGVVPIVGMAGIGKTTLAQLVYNDVRVKEHFDLRAWVCVSEDFDIFKITETLLEILTMCNHAIRDLDSLQVELKRRLKGKKYLFVLDDMWNENYDDWDMLRSLLQYGAHGSKIIVTTRSERVASIMQTIPSYHLGYLSDEDCWMLFAKHAFDYRSSDTYKILEGIGKSIAKKCKGLPLAAKTLGGLLRSKTDVKEWDNILKNEIWELSDRKSNILPALRLSYYYLPSHLKRCFAYCSIFPKGYEFDREELILLWMAENLLKEPKRNRRLEEVGDEYFHELVARSFFQQSRHNGSLFVMHDLINDLAKYVSGKFCIRLENNLDEDAGERTRHLSQIIANRYPSINFDAFQKASGLHTFLQLSLVDPPICLFNKVPKDLFMKLRRLRVLSLVGARGSLNELLHFIAKLRHLRYLDVSQTQIKKLPGSICTLYNLQTLKAARCPHLTELPRNMHCLVNLRYLDISFSRLERMPLHMSKLKSLQKLSNFFVSKESASSIGELGELSHLRGSLMIQNIKNVVDPKDAMKASLKDKRNLDKLTFDWGRSADTENSQHEKNILEKLQPNTNLEALEIVHYTGTQFPTWLGDPSFFHLVSLSLNHCKYCHILPSLGQLPYLKELHISKFKELVSIGPEFYGVSGCTGNQHFPSLEILTFYGMPAWEKWIHAGESEGCKVFPCLRELHLEECPQLSGDLPTFLPSLTNLTMRYCNQISTSLPRAPAMRSLHVDNCWKVEILEELMGCRESLESLEIYNSCHSLKSFPLDFFPYLKSLVIWGCENLESLTTSAPQTEGTLELLASLNSLCIWRCHNFVNFPHAGLPTPNLASLKVRYCSKLSSLPKQMHTLLPSLKELQVWSCPEIKSLPNGGLPINLKSFKIRDCDNLFARRLDWNMSCLASLEHFSVEGKCEDVESFPEEGLLPSTLTQLEIQGLSNLKTLDMKGLQNLTSLKKIQILDCCKLESLGEGGTLPLSAVDLDIWKCPLLKEQWQRENKPNISGNHGIWICDQYIEVDEQHDL